The following are encoded in a window of Flavobacterium sp. WC2421 genomic DNA:
- the porU gene encoding type IX secretion system sortase PorU: MRKLLLITLSLISSILNAQTADNITIEWLDKTEMPIGNTKINIPIFTGNQFHYDTDKKILFYTLKLKAPYSYDKNDVLISNINYESVSAEQLGDLKLENTPKVIAPTIQNFKSRGVLESFLTLSPIIKDSYGYKRIKSFSYTINNSTSKINQSNKTTKLIYNSVLSSGDWYRFYIEKSGVYKISKSFLQELGFPANGIDPKKIKIYGNGGKMLPLSNNIDYPDDLIENTIQIIGEDDGTFDTNDYILFYAQGVDTWNEESQTNINLYDTKSYYYITSSGDNGKRMGQMTQPLGNSTLNLNTFDDYQYHETDLVNIAHLGRQWFGESFDINQEQEFEFNFPNIDLTTPIKIKAVTASAAYTPTSFQVSANSQSIGQITFPAINTNSDTEFYVGNLPSNATFNSAENVKIKLTYNNNGVPGSKGFLDYIGLLAKRKLQGYGKQFNFQYNSSNGEIGIVNYNFANANGISQIWDITNTSNITKVENNNQDLFSFKGNLGETKKYVAIDALDYYTPLKETKSKITNQNIKGTIFNNNQGAFQDIDYVIITPNELKNQAEKLADFHRNYSKLNVKVITTESIYQEFSSGKQDIAAIRNCIKYIYDNASTDEKRIKYVNLFGDASYDYKNKTINNTNIVPIYHALNSNTIGESSFASDDFYGLMDDNEGNIISYFGGIDIAVGRMLVNNPSQAEDMVNKVIEYHDIKSYGNWRNNFVMICDDSDQISDSSLQSRQNNLADRITAQKPFFNINKIILDSYIQEASAGGFRYPKARTDFFNAFEKGALIFNYLGHGGEDGLSAERIWEKSDSQNLNNQYKYPLFITITCEFSRFDNPTRPTAGEYTYWNPKGGAIAMITTIRAIGQFSAENFNDTLSQNLLSFGSNEYTSIAEALRISKNSNPNSSTNVVFYIGDPALFLAIPKPKVKLTKINDIPTTQTTDAFKSLAHMKVTGEITDENDVTLTNYNGEISSTIFDKTIPRTTYNNDGNSPPINFNTLGETIFRGNASVKNGIFEFNFVVPRDIRIPLDNGKISFYAKKEQVLENETGYDTNIKIGGINENAAEDNISPKVKLYMNDETFVSGGITNSSPFLLAFLEDENGINTASGIGHDIIAILDGDISNPYILNDYYQTNIDDFTNGSLRFPLHDISVGLHTIVFKAWDVYNNPTTTEIQFLVVGDETITLTHVLNYPNPFVNYTEFWFTHNRPYEPLTVQIQVFTITGKVVWTKNQIITTEGFLSKEITWDGRDDFGNKIGKGVYIYKLTVKSSTTNKKAEKIEKLVIL; encoded by the coding sequence ATGCGAAAGCTACTTCTGATTACATTATCCTTAATTTCTTCCATTTTAAATGCCCAAACCGCAGATAACATCACCATCGAATGGCTTGATAAAACGGAGATGCCAATTGGAAATACTAAAATCAACATTCCAATCTTTACTGGAAATCAATTTCATTATGATACTGACAAAAAGATTCTTTTTTACACTTTAAAGCTAAAAGCACCTTATTCTTATGATAAAAATGATGTTTTAATCTCAAATATAAATTACGAATCTGTTTCAGCAGAGCAACTTGGCGACTTAAAGCTAGAAAACACACCAAAAGTAATAGCCCCAACTATACAAAATTTCAAAAGCCGAGGTGTTTTAGAATCTTTCCTGACCCTCTCTCCCATTATAAAGGACTCTTATGGATACAAAAGGATAAAATCTTTTTCTTACACCATCAATAACTCAACATCAAAAATTAATCAATCTAACAAAACCACGAAACTTATTTACAATTCCGTTTTGTCCTCTGGCGATTGGTATCGTTTTTATATTGAAAAATCAGGTGTTTATAAAATTTCAAAAAGTTTTTTACAAGAATTAGGGTTTCCAGCTAATGGAATTGATCCTAAAAAAATTAAAATATATGGCAATGGAGGAAAAATGCTTCCTTTATCAAATAATATTGATTACCCAGATGATTTAATTGAAAATACTATTCAAATTATTGGTGAAGATGACGGCACATTTGACACTAATGATTATATCTTATTTTATGCTCAAGGAGTTGACACTTGGAATGAAGAAAGTCAAACTAATATAAACCTTTACGATACAAAGTCGTACTATTACATCACCTCTTCTGGAGACAATGGTAAAAGAATGGGCCAAATGACTCAACCTTTAGGCAACAGTACATTGAATCTAAACACATTTGACGATTATCAATATCATGAAACAGATTTAGTCAATATTGCCCACCTTGGAAGACAATGGTTTGGAGAGTCATTTGACATCAATCAAGAACAAGAATTTGAATTCAACTTTCCTAATATTGATTTAACAACCCCAATAAAAATTAAAGCCGTAACCGCTTCGGCCGCTTATACCCCAACATCATTTCAAGTTAGCGCTAACAGTCAATCCATCGGACAAATCACTTTTCCTGCCATAAACACCAATTCTGACACTGAATTTTATGTTGGCAACTTACCCAGCAATGCCACTTTCAACAGTGCTGAAAATGTAAAAATAAAACTAACATACAACAACAATGGTGTTCCTGGATCCAAAGGTTTTTTGGATTACATTGGGCTTTTGGCAAAAAGAAAACTCCAAGGATATGGCAAGCAATTCAATTTTCAATATAACTCTTCTAATGGAGAAATAGGCATTGTCAATTACAATTTTGCTAATGCAAATGGAATTTCTCAAATATGGGATATTACTAACACCAGTAATATAACCAAAGTAGAAAATAACAATCAAGATTTATTTTCATTTAAAGGAAATCTAGGAGAAACCAAGAAATACGTCGCTATCGATGCTTTAGACTACTACACTCCCTTAAAAGAGACTAAATCTAAAATAACTAACCAAAATATAAAAGGCACAATTTTCAATAACAACCAAGGAGCCTTTCAAGATATTGACTACGTTATAATAACTCCAAATGAGTTGAAAAATCAAGCAGAAAAACTCGCTGATTTCCATCGGAATTATTCCAAATTAAATGTAAAAGTCATTACTACAGAGTCTATTTATCAAGAATTTTCATCTGGAAAACAAGATATTGCAGCAATACGAAACTGCATAAAATACATATATGACAATGCTTCTACAGATGAAAAAAGGATCAAATATGTAAACCTTTTTGGAGACGCTTCCTATGATTATAAAAACAAAACCATAAACAATACAAATATAGTCCCTATTTATCATGCTTTAAACAGCAACACTATTGGAGAATCTTCATTTGCCTCAGATGATTTTTATGGTTTAATGGATGATAACGAAGGAAACATTATTTCCTATTTTGGTGGAATTGACATTGCGGTTGGCCGAATGCTTGTAAACAACCCTTCACAAGCAGAGGATATGGTTAATAAAGTAATTGAATACCATGACATCAAATCATACGGAAACTGGAGAAACAATTTCGTGATGATTTGTGACGACTCCGATCAAATATCTGATTCCAGCCTACAAAGCAGACAAAATAATTTGGCCGACAGAATCACGGCACAAAAACCTTTTTTTAATATCAATAAAATAATATTAGATTCTTATATCCAAGAAGCATCGGCTGGAGGTTTTAGATATCCAAAAGCGAGGACAGACTTTTTTAATGCATTCGAAAAAGGAGCACTAATCTTCAACTACTTGGGACACGGTGGCGAGGATGGATTATCGGCTGAACGAATTTGGGAAAAATCAGATAGCCAAAACCTAAACAATCAATACAAATATCCATTATTCATTACTATTACTTGCGAGTTTTCCCGTTTTGACAATCCCACCAGACCAACAGCAGGAGAATACACCTATTGGAACCCGAAAGGCGGTGCTATTGCCATGATTACTACTATTCGCGCTATTGGTCAATTTAGCGCAGAAAATTTCAACGACACTTTATCTCAAAACTTATTGTCTTTTGGTTCTAATGAATACACCTCAATTGCAGAGGCTTTACGAATATCAAAAAATAGCAATCCGAATTCATCTACTAATGTCGTTTTTTATATTGGAGATCCCGCATTGTTTTTAGCTATTCCAAAACCGAAAGTAAAGCTTACAAAAATAAATGATATCCCAACAACTCAAACCACGGATGCATTTAAATCATTAGCTCACATGAAAGTAACTGGCGAAATAACTGATGAAAATGATGTTACGCTGACAAATTATAACGGCGAAATTTCATCTACTATTTTTGATAAGACAATCCCAAGAACAACGTATAACAACGACGGAAACAGCCCACCAATAAATTTCAATACACTCGGAGAAACCATATTTAGAGGAAATGCTTCTGTTAAAAACGGAATATTTGAATTTAATTTTGTTGTCCCAAGAGACATTAGAATCCCTCTTGACAATGGAAAAATAAGTTTTTACGCTAAAAAAGAGCAGGTTTTAGAGAATGAAACTGGCTACGACACGAATATTAAAATAGGAGGTATAAATGAAAATGCAGCCGAGGACAATATTAGCCCAAAAGTTAAGTTATATATGAATGACGAGACATTTGTTTCAGGAGGCATTACAAACTCATCTCCTTTTTTACTTGCTTTTCTCGAAGATGAAAATGGAATTAATACTGCAAGCGGAATTGGACACGACATTATAGCTATTTTGGATGGAGACATAAGCAACCCATATATACTAAATGATTATTACCAAACAAATATTGATGATTTTACAAATGGAAGTTTACGATTCCCATTACATGACATTTCGGTCGGATTGCATACTATTGTATTTAAAGCATGGGATGTTTACAATAATCCAACAACTACCGAAATTCAATTTTTAGTAGTAGGAGACGAAACAATAACTTTGACACATGTTTTAAATTATCCAAATCCATTTGTCAATTATACTGAATTTTGGTTTACTCACAACAGACCTTACGAACCACTAACAGTTCAAATTCAAGTTTTCACAATAACTGGAAAGGTAGTTTGGACAAAAAACCAAATCATAACAACAGAAGGTTTTTTATCTAAAGAAATCACTTGGGACGGAAGAGATGATTTTGGAAATAAAATAGGCAAAGGCGTTTATATCTACAAGCTCACTGTCAAGTCTAGCACAACAAATAAAAAAGCTGAAAAGATCGAAAAGCTTGTGATACTTTAA
- the gldJ gene encoding gliding motility lipoprotein GldJ — MKVNKIMAFRLMLSLIMIVGFASCSKKSSSKNASRATGWNVDSKKASSSKKQEAGPGLVFVEGGTFTMGKVEDDVMHDWNNTPTQQHVQSFYMDETEVTNFMYLEYLDWLKNVFPPTEENYKYIYEGASPDTLVWRNRLGYNETMTNNYLRHPAYASYPVVGVNWIQAVEFSKWRTDRVNEAILEKNGYLKKNAKSQDVTAEASFSTETYLKAPTMTYGGNEEIVLKSKAGRKSPKAGKDGKVVEAKNVYAQRSSGILLPEYRLPTEAEWEYAAAADVGQREYNIYKGQKKYPWSGSYTRSGKRQSKGDQLANFKQGNGDYGGIAGWSDDGADITNAVKKYPANDFGLYDMAGNVAEWVADVYRPIIDNESNDFNYFRGNRYTKNKIGEDGKVEIVTLETMKKDTLSNGKIIVRSFPGQIAQVPVDENETYLRQNFDKSNNINYRDGDKQSSKYYNFGESESDTDKAKSDKNMYNSPKHNVTTDSLGMMVRKYDKSSKRTTLINDEVRVYKGGSWRDRAYWLDPAQRRYFPQDMATDYIGFRCAMSRVGPKAEKRKSARN, encoded by the coding sequence ATGAAAGTAAACAAAATTATGGCATTTCGATTGATGTTATCGTTGATAATGATAGTAGGTTTTGCTAGTTGTAGTAAAAAATCTAGTTCAAAAAATGCATCAAGAGCTACCGGTTGGAATGTAGATAGCAAGAAAGCTTCTAGTAGTAAAAAACAAGAAGCGGGACCTGGTTTGGTTTTTGTTGAAGGAGGAACTTTTACAATGGGTAAAGTGGAAGATGATGTTATGCATGATTGGAACAACACACCAACACAACAACATGTTCAATCCTTTTATATGGATGAAACAGAAGTTACAAACTTTATGTACTTGGAGTACTTAGATTGGTTGAAAAATGTTTTTCCTCCAACAGAAGAGAACTATAAATATATATATGAAGGAGCTTCACCAGATACTTTAGTGTGGAGAAATAGATTGGGTTATAATGAAACCATGACTAATAACTACTTGAGACATCCTGCGTATGCAAGTTATCCTGTAGTTGGGGTAAATTGGATTCAAGCTGTTGAATTTAGTAAATGGAGAACCGATCGTGTAAATGAAGCAATTTTAGAAAAGAATGGTTATTTAAAAAAGAATGCAAAATCGCAAGATGTTACAGCTGAAGCTTCTTTTAGTACAGAAACGTATTTAAAAGCTCCAACAATGACATATGGTGGTAATGAGGAAATTGTTTTAAAATCTAAAGCCGGTAGAAAAAGCCCTAAAGCAGGTAAAGACGGTAAGGTTGTTGAAGCTAAAAATGTTTATGCACAACGTTCTTCAGGAATACTTTTACCTGAATATAGACTTCCAACTGAAGCAGAATGGGAATATGCTGCAGCTGCAGATGTAGGTCAAAGAGAATATAATATCTATAAAGGGCAAAAGAAATATCCATGGTCTGGTAGTTATACCCGTTCTGGAAAAAGACAAAGTAAAGGGGATCAATTAGCCAATTTCAAGCAAGGAAATGGAGATTACGGTGGAATTGCAGGATGGTCTGATGATGGTGCTGATATCACTAATGCTGTTAAAAAATATCCAGCTAATGATTTTGGATTGTATGATATGGCAGGAAATGTAGCCGAATGGGTTGCCGATGTTTACAGACCAATTATTGATAATGAGTCAAATGATTTTAACTACTTTAGAGGAAATCGTTACACTAAAAACAAAATTGGAGAAGATGGGAAAGTAGAAATTGTTACTCTAGAGACTATGAAAAAAGATACTCTTAGTAATGGTAAAATTATTGTAAGAAGTTTTCCGGGTCAAATTGCACAAGTGCCAGTTGATGAAAACGAAACGTACTTGAGACAAAATTTTGATAAGAGTAATAATATTAATTATAGAGATGGTGATAAGCAATCTTCAAAATATTATAACTTTGGTGAATCAGAGTCAGATACTGATAAAGCAAAATCGGATAAGAATATGTATAATTCTCCTAAACATAATGTTACTACAGACAGTTTAGGTATGATGGTTAGAAAATACGATAAGTCTAGTAAAAGAACTACTTTGATAAACGA